In one Siniperca chuatsi isolate FFG_IHB_CAS linkage group LG14, ASM2008510v1, whole genome shotgun sequence genomic region, the following are encoded:
- the fryb gene encoding protein furry homolog isoform X6, producing MSLEDVGSTTSLGAESSTSDHCNGHSLSQGQDQDLENQSQGQDGIVLERIASLSLDMFDPSDFTGRFTKIQSRSRKRTRIIGASPVGLKPPLPPVSGTLGERKGPVVMAPVNVDPESKPGEFVLKSLFANFTLLSERKIRIIMAEPLEKPLNKSLQRGEDPQFDQLISSMSSLAEYCLPSILRTLFDWYKRQNGLEDESHEYRPRANTKSKNDEQQKDYLLERRDLAIDFIFSLVLIEVLKQIPLHPLLDGLIQEVINLTFKHFKYKEGYLGPNTGNMHIVADLYAEVVGVVAQSRFPAVRKKFISELKELRQKEQSPYVIQSTISLIMGLKFFRIKMYPVEDFEASFQFMQECAQYFLEVKDKDIKHSLAGLFVEILVPVAATVKNEVNVPCLRNFVESLYDTTLDLSSRKKHSLALYPLVTCLLCVSQKQFFLSRWHIFLNNCLSNLKNKDPKMARVALESLYRLLWVYMIRIKCESNTGTQSRLTSITSTLFPKGSRSVVPRDMPLNIFVKIIQFIAQERLDFAMKEIIFDLLSVGKPAKAFSLNPERMNIGLRAFLVIADALQQKDGEPPMPNTGATLPSGNSLKKKKTYLSKTLTEEEAKLIGMSLYYSQVRKALDNILRHLDKEVGRCMMLTSVQMLNKEPEDMITGERKPKIDLFRTCVAAIPRILPDAMSKPELIDLLSRLTVHMDDELRLISQNSLQSLLLDFSDWREDVLFGYTHFLLREVQDTHQGLQDASVKLLLQLLTQWRLALQLQGKTRGGVESSPRLPERSPHCSVLHAVEGLALLLLCSCQISTRKLAVGVLREIRCLFTALGHAEDDDKPMIEVMDQLSPAVMDSFVHVAVSDSSTLPLSHHVDLQWLVEWTARLVSSSYDVKSPSHVWIFAQCVKDPWVLCLHIFLRQEHLPKHCPIALGYAWPYAFTRLQLLLPLVDPNSPVNAKKTSTAGSSDNYISLWRNYLILCLGVAKPSIMSPGHLRASTPEITATTPDGSVSYDNKVIGTPSVAWLLKQLVPLMRAESLEITESLVLGFGCTNALVFRELVEELHPLMKEALERRPENKKRRERRDLLRLQLLRIFELLANAGVISDSTNGALERDSLALGALFLEYVDLTRMLLEAENEKELDVLKDIRAHFSGMVANLIQCVPVHHRRFLFPQQSLRHHLFILFSQWAGPFSVMFTPLDRYSDRNHQITRYQYCALKAMSAVLCCGPVFDNVGLSTDGYLYKWLDNILACHDIRVHRLGCEVVILLLELNPDQINLFNWAVDRCFTGSYQLASGCFKAIATVCGNRNYPCDLVTLLNLVLFKASDTSREIYEISMQLMQVLESKLCAYSKRMVEQKPGNILYGTHGPLPPLYSVNLSQLSIQLASMYPELTLPLFSEVSQRFSTTHPNGRQIMLSYLLPWLSNIELVDTGLLPPASSPCTPEEEPHGQGQGMGLSPSLRGNGWGSLQATSLVLNNLMFMTAKYGDEVPGPEIENAWNALVSNERWSNNLRITLQFLISLCGVSSDTTLLPYIKKVVIYLCRNNTIQTMEELLFELQQTDPVNPVVLHCDNPPFYRFAASNKASTSQTGTTSSSNTVVAGQENLPDTDENKLVRESEERRARAHNRLESRYSNSSGGSYEDEKTDPLPPYAGWLLGVLETNHPQPLPMPVNGGCWAPLVDYLPETITPRGPLHRCNIAVIFMTEMVVDHSVREDWALHLPLLLHALFLGLDHYRPEVYEHSKRLLLHLLIALSCNNNFQVIASVLMLTREISDNKTLTIKSSYHTEYQQSLYNHVPLDAPDFLREWQTSPVVDSGLSSTSNSSSASLGGGSTAGSVGNLPLVTPDDLEDLEDTPNETDEKTNKLIEFLSTRAFGPLWVHEDITPKNPNSKSTEQLSNFLRHVVSVFKESKSDFHLEHQLSDVALQTALCSSSRHYAGRSFQIFRALKQPINNHAVSDLVSRLVEVVGEHGDEVQGYVMEVLLTLESVVVNLAECLKNSDLMAALTRTSSPDFVTSDKLMNRKSTGQLNFPGPGFVGLSSQRHQRSYSVPKKFGECGHQSSDPPRSATLDRIQACNSHGLARTGRTPGSCTSSTNRIDPSVLSDPAHVSHPSSILATVFWVAVSLMESDFEFEYQMSLRLVHKLLSKVPLDRAENRERLEKLQAQLRWSGFSGIQQLLLKGFTSQATSDLTLQLFCQLTPVSRVPVVDSSQSIGFPLNVLCLLPHLVQHFGHPTQFCKESAERIAQVCLEEKHTKLSHLAHVMTLYKTRSYTRDPFSWVSVVCRYLHEAFSDITLNMVTYMAELLDKGLPSMQQSLLQIIYCLLSHMDLTAVQVKQFNADVTKTIEKFVQTVHWKDALNILKLVVSRSASLVHPVYGHTQGDLSNLEVSRVWDGSAKALPGKTLDFTFDISETPVIGRRFDELQGSGGREGKARAMAVTRSTSSTSSGSNSNTILVPVSWRRPQSSQKRTREKLVNVLSLCGQEVGLTKNPSVIFSSCGDLDMMEVRESGVSSEEGGTREDTLDDTASEQQFRVFRDFDFLDVELEDGEELQGETVDNFNWGVRRRSLDSTELGDLLEESQHSGSTPSLGHEDPHDSDESSEEEESSTSQSLSHSQLTNPSPSEETNHTDSLSTSYDTSADPQSFNATTPGQGALHDDHSGLHGRLCGDDEDTQAQDDDLSLSVNELPHGSDCGESFTLELPGQPQDQLCNLDHSLNPDYCQPPLDFLDPNCLPSLRDDVDDLEDLGFPPPPSPFFSAILAAFQPTVCDDAEEAWRCHINQLVTDSDGSCAVHTFQVFSSLFKNIQGKFCLLTTDVATYLGEGLRGIGSKFLRSSQMLTTCSDCPTIYIDADTIMSYGLLEKMKFSALELQEYLDTYNTREDAAVSWLRNCKDTFPRCPGDSVVTCQPGDSEEKQMESLAQLELCQRLYKLHFQLLLLFQSYCSLIGQVHAISSVPELLNMSRELTDLKTSLQAAEAAVASDLEHKHLAHTHAHATQVAAMVVPSFPTSEAAVQAILECLKNHEFTKAVRYIQECRRQWPSGVFGGSSESEVQTLLNVYFRHQTLGQTGTIALLGSRQDLSLICSKLLELNGEIRDMIRRAQGYRVVTTYLPDSSASGTSL from the exons GTTCCCAGCAGTGAGGAAGAAGTTCATCTCCGAGCTGAAGGAGCTGAGGCAGAAGGAGCAGAGCCCCTACGTCATCCAGTCCACCATCAGCCTCATCATGGGACTCAAGTTCTTCCGCATCAAAATGTACCCAGTGGAAGACTTTGAAGCCTCCTTCCAGTTCATGCAG GAGTGTGCACAGTATTTCTTGGAAGTGAAGGATAAAGACATTAAACACTCATTAGCTGGACTCTTTGTGGAGATACTTGTACCTGTAGCTGCT ACTGTGAAGAATGAGGTGAACGTGCCGTGTCTACGAAATTTCGTAGAGAGTTTGTACGATACCACACTGGACCTATCCTCTAGGAAGAAACACTCTCTG GCCCTGTATCCGCTGGTGACCTGCCTGCTGTGTGTCAGTCAGAAGCAGTTCTTCCTAAGCCGCTGGCACATTTTCCTCAACAACTGCCTCTCAAACCTCAAG AATAAAGACCCCAAGATGGCACGTGTGGCTCTAGAATCACTCTACCGCCTGCTATGGGTTTACATGATCCGAATAAAGTGCGAGAGCAACACTGGAACGCAGAG TCGTCTGACGTCCATCACCTCCACTCTGTTCCCCAAAGGGAGTCGTAGCGTTGTGCCCAGAGACATGCCCCTTAATATTTTCGTCAAGATCATCCAGTTCATTGCACAG GAGAGACTGGATTTCGCCATGAAGGAGATCATATTTGACCTGCTGAGCGTTGGGAAACCTGCCAAAGCCTTCAGTCTCAACCCAGAG CGTATGAACATAGGTCTACGGGCGTTCCTGGTGATAGCAGATGCTCTGCAACAGAAGGACGGAGAACCTCCAATGCCCAACACAGGAGCCACTCTGCCCTCTGGAAACtctctgaagaagaagaaaacttaTCTCAGCAAGACGCTTACTGAAGAGGAAGCCAAACTAATAg GCATGTCCTTGTACTACTCCCAGGTGCGAAAGGCTCTGGACAACATCCTGAGACACTTGGATAAGGAGGTGGGTCGCTGTATGATGCTCACCAGCGTCCAGATGCTCAACAAAGAACCAGAGGACATGATCAC TGGTGAAAGGAAGCCTAAAATCGACCTGTTCAGGACATGTGTGGCTGCCATTCCTCGTATCCTCCCTGATGCCATGTCCAAACCTGAGCTCATTGACCTTCTCTCACG ACTTACGGTGCACATGGACGATGAGCTTCGTCTTATTTCCCAAAACTCCCTGCAGAGCCTGTTACTTGATTTCTCTGACTGGAGAGAAGACGTCCTGTTTGGTTACACACATTTCCTTTTGCGCGAG GTCCAAGACACCCATCAGGGTCTGCAGGATGCATCTGTGAAGctccttctccagctgctcACACAGTGGAGGTTAGCTCTGCAGCTCCAGGGGAAGACACGAGGTGGAGTTGAG tCTAGCCCCAGACTGCCAGAGCGAAGCCCTCATTGCTCAGTGCTCCATGCGGTTGAGGGCCTggctctgctgctcctctgctcgTGTCAGATAAGCACGAGGAAGCTGGCAGTCGGTGTGTTAAGAGAAATACGCTGCCTCTTCACAGCTCTGGGACATGCTGAG GACGATGACAAACCCATGATAGAGGTCATGGATCAGCTGAGCCCAGCTGTAATGGACAGCTTTGTTCATGTAGCTGTCTCTGACTCG TCTACCTTGCCTCTCAGCCACCATGTTGACCTCCAGTGGCTGGTGGAGTGGACGGCTCGACTGGTGAGCAGTTCCTATGACGTGAAGAGCCCCAGCCATGTCTGGATCTTTGCCCAGTGTGTGAAGGACCCGTGGGTGCTCTGCCTGCACATTTTCTTGCGGCAGGAGCACCTGCCCAAACACTGCCCCATCGCCCTGGGATACGCCTGGCCCTACGCTTTCACACGGCTACAGCTGCTACTGCCACTGGTTGACCCCAA CAGTCCAGTGAATGCTAAGAAGACCAGCACGGCAGGCTCCAGTGACAATTACATCTCTCTGTGGCGTAACTACCTGATCCTGTGTCTAGGTGTGGCTAAGCCGAGCATCATGTCCCCCGGTCACCTCAGAGCTTCCACACCAGAGATCACTGCCACCACGCCCGACGGCAGCGTCAGCTATGACaacaag GTGATAGGCACTCCTTCAGTAGCCTGGCTTTTAAAACAGCTGGTCCCACTGATGAGAGCTGAGAGTTTGGAGATCACAGAGTCTCTGGTGCTGGGGTTTGGATGCACAAATGCTCTGGTCTTCAG GGAGCTAGTCGAagaactccatccactgatgaaggaAGCACTGGAACGTAGGCctgag AACAAGAAgcgcagagagaggagggatcTTCtcaggctgcagctgctgaggaTCTTTGAACTGTTGGCTAATGCAGGAGTGATCAGTGACAG CACCAATGGAGCACTGGAGCGTGACTCCCTGGCGCTGGGTGCCTTGTTCCTTGAATATGTGGATTTAACGCGGATGCTTCTGGAGGCTGAGAATGAGAAGGAGCTGGATGTGCTTAAAGACATCAGAGCCCATTTCAGCGGGATGGTAGCTAATCTCATCCAGTGTGTTCCAG TCCACCACAGGCGCTTTCTCTTCCCTCAACAGTCTCTGAGACACcatctcttcatcctcttcagcCAATGGGCTGGACCCTTCAGCGTCATGTTCACTCCCCTCGATCGTTACAGTGACCGTAACCACCAGATCACTCGTTACCAGTACTGTGCTCTCAAG GCCATGTCAGCAGTTCTATGTTGCGGTCCAGTATTTGACAATGTAGGTCTCTCAACTGACGGCTATCTCTACAAATGGCTTGACAACATCTTGGCCTGCCATGACATACGG GTGCACCGCCTGGGGTGTGAGGTGGTCATCCTGCTCTTAGAACTGAACCCAGACCAAATCAATCTGTTCAACTGGGCCGTGGACCGCTGCTTCACTGGATCTTACCAGCTGGCATCTGGCTGCTTCAAGGCCATCGCCACTGTCTGCGGTAACAG GAATTACCCATGTGACCTTGTGACCTTGCTCAATCTGGTGTTGTTCAAAGCCTCAGACACCAGCAGGGAAATATATGAAATCTCCATGCAGCTGATGCAG GTGCTGGAGTCTAAGCTGTGTGCGTACTCAAAGCGGATGGTGGAGCAGAAGCCTGGTAATATTTTGTATGGAACACACGGCCCCCTGCCACCCCTGTACAGCGTCAACCTGTCTCAACTCTCCATCCAGCTGGCCAGCATGTACCCAGAACTCACTCTGCCTCTTTTCTCAG AGGTGAGCCAGCGTTTCTCAACCACCCACCCCAACGGCAGACAGATCATGCTATCCTACCTGCTACCCTGGCTTAGTAACATTGAGCTAGTGGACACAGGGCTTCTACCCCCTGCCTCAAGCCCCTGTACACCAGAGGAAGAACCTCACGGTCAGGGGCAGGGCATGGGTCTGTCCCCCAGTCTGAGAGGTAACGGCTGGGGCTCCCTGCAGGCGACCTCACTGGTGCTCAACAACCTCATGTTCATGACTGCTAAG TACGGAGACGAGGTTCCTGGCCCAGAGATTGAGAATGCCTGGAACGCTCTGGTGTCCAACGAGAGGTGGAGCAACAACTTACGGATCACCCTGCAGTTCCTTATCAGCCTGTGTGGAGTCAGCAGTGATACCACACTGTTGCCTTAT ATCAAGAAGGTGGTGATCTACCTGTGTCGCAACAACACCATCCAGACTATGGAGGAGCTTCTGTTTGAGCTGCAGCAGACTGACCCAGTCAACCCTGTGGTCTTACACTGTGACAACCCTCCCTTCTATCGCTTTGCTGCCAGCAACAAAGCCTCCACCTCACAGACAG GCACCACCTCCAGCAGTAACACTGTGGTGGCTGGTCAGGAGAACCTGCCAGACACAGATGAGAACAAGCTGGTCAGAGAGAGTGAAGAGCG CAGGGCCAGGGCTCACAACAGACTGGAGTCTCGCTACAGCAACAGCTCCGGAGGCTCCTACGAGGATGAAAAGA CTGACCCACTCCCACCATATGCTGGTTGGCTACTGGGTGTTCTGGAGACCAACCATCCTCAGCCGTTACCGATGCCTGTTAACGGAGGCTGCTGGGCTCCTCTGGTTGACTACCTTCCAGAAACCATCACACCTAGAGGACCGCTGCATAg GTGTAACATTGCAGTGATCTTTATGACTGAAATGGTGGTGGACCACAGCGTGAGAGAAGACTGGGCTTTACACCTGCCCCTGCTACTACATGCCCTCTTCTTGG GTCTGGACCACTACAGACCAGAGGTCTATGAACACAGCAAACGtctccttctccacctcctcattGCCCTCTCTTGCAACAACAACTTCCAG GTAATAGCCTCAGTTCTGATGCTGACGAGAGAGATCAGTGACAACAAGACCCTCACCATTAAGtccagctaccacacagagtacCAGCAGTCAC TCTATAATCATGTTCCCTTAGATGCACCTGACTTCCTGCGAGAGTGGCAGACGTCTCCAGTGGTGGACTCcggcctcagctccacctccaacTCTTCCTCTGCCAGTTTGGGTGGCGGCAGCACTGCAGGCAGTGTTGGAAATTTGCCCCTTGTAACACCTGATGACCTGGAGGACCTTGAAGATACGCCCAATGAAACGGATGAGAAGACAAACAAACTCATTGAGTTCCTTTCCACCAG AGCGTTTGGGCCACTGTGGGTGCATGAGGACATCACACCAAAAAACCCCAACTCCAAGAGCACGGAGCAGCTCTCCAACTTCCTACGCCACGTCGTCTCTGTCTTCAAGGAGTCCAAGTCAG ACTTCCACCTGGAGCACCAGCTGAGTGATGTGGCTTTACAGACGGCTCTGTGTAGCTCCTCACGTCACTATGCTGGACGCTCTTTCCAGATCTTCAGAGCCCTCAAACAGCCAATCAACAACCACGCTGTATCTGACCTGGTCTCACGCCTCGTTGAGGTGGTGGGAGAACACGGAGACGAGGTGcag GGCTATGTGATGGAGGTGCTGTTGACGCTGGAGTCAGTGGTGGTGAATCTAGCAGAATGTCTAAAAAACAGCGACCTTATGGCAGCTCTAACCAG GACGTCCTCACCAGACTTTGTCACTAGTGACAAACTGATGAACAGAAAGAGCACAGGTCAGTTGAACTTCCCTGGCCCGGGATTTGTTGGTCTGTCGTCACAACGCCACCAGCGCTCCTACTCGGTCCCTAAGAAGTTTGGCGAGTGTGGCCACCAGTCAAGTGATCCTCCTCGCAGTGCAACTCTGGATCGCATACag GCGTGCAACAGTCATGGCCTCGCCCGAACTGGAAGAACCCCTGGGTCCTGCACGTCGTCAACCAATCGTATTGATCCCAGTGTTCTATCGGATCCTGCCCATGTTTCCCATCCTTCATCAATACTGGCCACAGTCTTCTGGGTGGCAGTGTCACTCATGGAGTCAGACTTTGAGTTTGAATATCAGATGTCACTTCGCCTCGTTCACAAGTTGCTGTCAAAG GTGCCCTTAGACAGAGCAGAGAACCGCGAACGCCTAGAGAAGCTGCAGGCTCAGCTGAGGTGGAGCGGGTTCTCTGGGATTCAGCAGCTTTTGTTGAAGGGTTTTACCTCCCAGGCCACTTCTGACCTCACCTTGCAGCTCTTCTGCCAGCTCACACCAGTCTCCCGTGTGCCTGTTGTTGATAGCTCACAGTCTATAG GTTTCCCTCTGAATGTGCTGTGTCTGCTGCCTCATCTGGTGCAGCACTTTGGCCACCCAACTCAGTTTTGTAAGGAGAGTGCTGAGAGGATTGCACAG GTGTGTTTGGAGGAGAAGCACACAAAGCTGTCCCATTTGGCTCACGTGATGACTCTCTATAAGACACGTTCTTACACACGGGACCCTTTCTCCTGGGTCAGTGTGGTTTGCCGCTACCTCCATGAGGCTTTTTCCGACATCACACTCAACATGGTCACCTATATGGCTGAG CTGCTGGATAAGGGCCTTCCCAGTATGCAGCAGTCTCTCCTCCAGATCATCTACTGTCTGCTCAGCCACATGGACCTGACCGCTGTACAAGTCAAACAGTTCAACGCTGATGTCACAAAGACCATTGAGAAGTTTGTCCAG ACAGTACACTGGAAGGATGCCTTAAACATCTTGAAACTGGTGGTATCACGCTCTGCCAGCCTAGTTCATCCGGTGTACGGCCACACGCAGGGTGACCTGTCCAACCTAGAGGTCAGCAGGGTGTGGGACGGTTCAGCCAAGGCTCTGCCTGGAAAAACACTGGACTTCACCTTTGACATCTCTGAG ACTCCAGTGATTGGGCGTCGGTTCGACGAGCTCCAGGGTTCAGGGGGAAGAGAGGGGAAGGCCAGAGCCATGGCTGTAACACGCAGTActtcctccacttcctctgGATCCAACTCCAACACCATCTTGGTGCCCGTTAGCTGGAGGCGACCACAATCCTCTCAG AAAAGAACCAGAGAGAAGCTGGTGAACGTTTTATCTCTTTGTGGACAAGAAGTTGGACTCACCAAGAACCCATCT GTGATCTTCTCATCGTGTGGCGACTTGGACATGATGGAGGTGCGGGAGAGTGGTGTGTCATCAGAGGAGGGCGGAACCAGAGAGGACACGCTAGACGACACCGCCAGCGAGCAGCAGTTCAGGGTTTTCCGAGACTTTGACTTCTTGGATGTGGAGCTGGAGGACGGAGAG GAGCTCCAG GGCGAGACCGTCGATAACTTTAATTGGGGTGTTCGTCGGCGATCTCTGGACAGCACAGAGTTGGGCGACCTGTTGGAGGAGAGCCAGCACTCAGGCAGCACCCCCAGTCTGGGTCACGAGGACCCCCATGATTCAGACGAGTcgtcagaggaagaggagtcttCAACTAGCCAGagcctctctcactctcagctT ACTAACCCTTCTCCATCAGAGGAAACCAATCACACTGATTCTCTATCTACATCTTACGACACATCTGCCGACCCACAATCCTTCAATGCCACCACACCGGGCCAGGGAGCACTCCATGATGATCACAGTGGCCTGCAT GGGAGGCTGTGTGGAGATGATGAGGACACTCAGGCCCAGGATGACGACCTGTCGCTGAGCGTCAACGAGCTCCCTCACGGCTCAGACTGCGGCGAGAGCTTCACCCTGGAGTTGCCGGGGCAACCTCAGGATCAGCTGTGCAATCTGGACCACAGCCTCAACCCAGACTACTGCCAACCACCGCTGGACTTTCTAGACCCCAACTGTCTGCCCAG CTTACGCGATGATGTAGATGACTTGGAAGACCTTGGttttcctcctcccccctctccattTTTCTCCGCCATCTTGGCAGCCTTCCAACCCACAGTGTGTGACGATGCTGAGGAGGCATGGCGCTGTCATATCAACCAGCTTGTGACCGACTCAGATGGGTCCTGTGCCGTCCACACTTTTCAAgtcttctcatctctctttaAG AACATCCAGGGTAAATTCTGCCTCCTGACAACTGATGTCGCCACTTACCTCGGAGAGGGCTTAAGGGGCATCGGATCAAAGTTCCTCAGGTCCTCACAGATGCTAACCACATGCTCAGATTGTCCCACAATCTACATCGATGCTGACACG ATCATGTCCTATGGTCTCCTTGAAAAGATGAAGTTCAGTGCGCTGGAGCTGCAGGAGTACCTGGATACCTACAACACCAGAGAGGATGCTGCTGTCTCG TGGCTGAGGAACTGTAAGGACACATTTCCCAGGTGCCCCGGCGACAGCGTGGTTACCTGCCAGCCAGGAGACTCGGAGGAGAAG CAAATGGAGTCTCTTGCA CAACTGGAGCTTTGTCAGAGGCTCTACAAGCTGCACTTCCAGCTTCTCCTACTCTTCCAGTCCTATTGCTCGCTCATTGGTCAAGTTCACGCCATCAGCTCTGTGCCTGAG CTGCTGAACATGTCTCGAGAGCTCACTGATCTGAAGACCAGCCTGCAGGCAGCAGAGGCGGCTGTAGCCAGCGACCTGGAACACAAACACTTGGCCCACACTCACGCACATGCCACCCAGGTGGCAGCCATGGTTGTGCCCAGCTTCCCCACCTCGGAGGCAGCTGTGCAGGCCATACTGGAGTGCCTTAAGAACCACGAGTTCACCAAAGCTGTGCGCTACATCCAGGAGTGCAG GAGGCAGTGGCCCAGCGGAGTGTTCGGTGGCAGCTCAGAGAGCGAGGTCCAGACACTGCTCAATGTCTACTTTCGCCACCAGACGCTGGGTCAGACGGGCACCATTGCCCTGCTCGGTTCCCGCCAGGACCTCAGCCTGATCTGCTCCAAGCTGCTCGAGCTCAACGGGGAGATCCGCGACATGATCCGCCGCGCCCAGGGTTACCGGGTCGTCACAACCTACCTCCCCGACTCCAGCGCCTCCGGGACAAGTCTCTGA